The Pungitius pungitius chromosome 10, fPunPun2.1, whole genome shotgun sequence genome has a window encoding:
- the LOC119228663 gene encoding plasma membrane ascorbate-dependent reductase CYBRD1-like: protein MEDFRRFAVALSAAAFFGVASIVFVGVWVSHYREGVAWDGGPGEFNWHPVLVVSGFIFLQGLAIVVYRIPWTWRFNKLTMKFVHAGLHLLAFIFAVIAMAAVFDFHNAAGIPNMYSLHSWLGLVALTLFCLQLVLGVGIYLIPVTPAFWRAAFMPLHVYSGLLLFGSVIAVALMGITEKLIFGLGNPKYKDSPPEATFVNVLGVLLVVFGALIVWIATRPAWKRPSDQVQHTLHTEGGGVEESKVGPVLSELSDGADAEPWGDVRRRSGKLDDQDN, encoded by the exons ATGGAGGACTTCAGACGTTTCGCCGTGGCTCTGTCCGCCGCCGCCTTCTTCGGGGTCGCGTCCATAGTGTTCGTGGGCGTGTGGGTGAGTCACTACAGAGAAGGGGTCGCCTGGGATGGAGGACCGGGGGAGTTCAACTGGCATCCGGTCTTGGTGGTCAGCGGCTTTATTTTCCTCCAGGGATTGG CCATCGTTGTCTACAGAATCCCGTGGACttggaggttcaacaaactcacGATGAAGTTCGTTCACGCAGGCTTGCACTTACTCGCCTTCATCTTTGCTGTCATAGCTATGGCGGCCGTTTTTGATTTCCACAATGCTGCCGGAATCCCCAACATGTACAGCTTGCACAGCTGGTTGGGCCTGGTAGCTTTGACACTGTTCTGCCTACAG CTTGTTCTTGGAGTTGGCATCTACTTGATACCAGTTACACCTGCATTCTGGCGAGCAGCGTTCATGCCCCTCCATGTCTACTCTGGCCTTTTACTCTTTGGCAGTGTGATAGCTGTAGCGCTCATGGGCATCACAGAGAAACTCATTTTTGGCCT GGGTAATCCGAAGTACAAGGACTCTCCCCCAGAGGCCACTTTTGTGAATGTTCTGGGAGTCCTCTTAGTGGTTTTTGGAGCTCTCATCGTCTGGATTGCCACTCGGCCGGCTTGGAAACGCCCCAGTGACCAGGTCCAGCATACTCTGCACACCGAAGGGGGAGGGGTCGAGGAGAGCAAAGTTGGTCCAGTCTTGTCTGAGCTTTCTGATGGAGCGGATGCAGAGCCGTGGGGGGATGTCAGGAGGAGGAGTGGCAAATTGGACGATCAGGATAACTGA